From a region of the Odoribacter splanchnicus DSM 20712 genome:
- the rodA gene encoding rod shape-determining protein RodA, with translation MNRQSELLKNIDWLSIFLYTLLVFMGWLNIYAAVYDESHSNILDIDLKYGKQLLWIGAAFVLGIFILLTDSKFFTAFSFVIYGLTVGLLAAVLVFGVESHGARSWFEIGGIRIQPAEFGKFATCLAIANVMSRHGFKIMRFSSLALIGLLLAIPAGLIVLQNDTGSALVYSSFILVMYREGLHGSLLLLCFIAIAIFIFTLIYPPIVVLSLIIAGTLIAFLYYRQNKQEFYRIIIFLVSCFLFLLFLKWLFEFNIGNERLLLYAYLSTGLIGIYFIYKRKMKHILLVLLASWVCIGATVGVDYAFEKLQPHQKDRINNLLGIETDLTGAGYNVNQSKIAIGSGGLLGKGFLQGTQTKFNFVPEQSTDFIFCTVGEEWGFVGSAILIGLLMAFILRIIYLAERQRSDFSRIYGYGVASILFFHVAINIGMTIGMAPVIGIPLPFFSYGGSSLWAFTILIFIFLRLDANRLQVFS, from the coding sequence ATGAACAGGCAATCAGAACTTTTGAAAAATATAGACTGGCTCTCCATTTTCTTATATACCCTCCTGGTTTTTATGGGATGGCTGAATATCTATGCGGCTGTATACGATGAAAGCCACAGCAATATTTTGGATATCGACCTGAAATACGGAAAACAATTGTTGTGGATCGGGGCTGCCTTCGTATTGGGTATTTTTATCTTACTTACCGACAGTAAATTTTTTACCGCTTTTTCTTTTGTGATCTATGGACTGACGGTCGGACTTTTGGCCGCCGTACTGGTCTTCGGGGTAGAATCCCATGGAGCCCGTTCGTGGTTTGAAATCGGAGGTATCCGGATACAACCGGCCGAATTCGGAAAATTCGCTACTTGTCTGGCTATTGCGAATGTAATGAGCAGGCATGGTTTTAAAATCATGCGCTTTTCAAGCCTGGCATTGATCGGTTTGTTATTGGCTATTCCGGCCGGTTTGATTGTCTTGCAGAACGATACCGGTTCTGCACTGGTATACAGTTCGTTTATCCTTGTAATGTATAGAGAAGGTTTACATGGTTCACTTCTATTATTATGTTTTATAGCTATAGCTATTTTTATATTCACCCTGATCTATCCCCCCATCGTCGTATTATCTCTGATTATTGCAGGGACGTTGATAGCCTTCCTGTATTACCGTCAGAATAAACAGGAATTTTATCGGATCATTATTTTCCTGGTAAGCTGCTTCCTATTTTTATTATTTTTGAAGTGGTTATTTGAATTCAATATCGGAAATGAAAGATTATTATTGTACGCTTATTTATCGACCGGTTTGATCGGTATTTATTTTATATATAAGCGTAAGATGAAGCATATACTGCTCGTTTTACTGGCTTCCTGGGTTTGTATCGGAGCGACGGTAGGTGTCGACTATGCTTTCGAAAAATTACAGCCCCACCAGAAAGACCGGATCAATAATTTATTGGGGATAGAAACCGATTTGACCGGAGCCGGTTATAACGTCAATCAATCTAAAATTGCAATAGGTTCAGGAGGCTTATTAGGAAAAGGATTTCTACAGGGTACCCAGACCAAATTCAATTTTGTTCCCGAACAAAGTACCGATTTTATATTCTGTACAGTCGGCGAAGAATGGGGTTTTGTCGGTTCGGCCATACTGATCGGACTACTTATGGCCTTTATTTTAAGAATTATTTACCTGGCGGAACGTCAGCGTTCGGATTTTTCCCGCATCTATGGATACGGGGTAGCCAGCATTTTATTCTTTCATGTGGCGATCAATATAGGAATGACGATCGGAATGGCTCCCGTCATCGGCATCCCCCTGCCTTTTTTCAGCTACGGAGGTTCTTCCCTTTGGGCATTTACTATTTTGATCTTTATCTTTTTACGTCTGGATGCCAACCGCCTTCAGGTATTCAGTTAA
- the hutI gene encoding imidazolonepropionase, producing MKTLILNIKQLVQTELSPRKWVAGKDMARLGILENAYLLVEEDKIAGFGKMEDLDREAVYAGGDIVKEIDATGRLVMPSYCDSHTHLVYAGSREIEYIDKIRGLSYEEIAKRGGGILNSCERIRKASEEELFDAAYDRIQEIAGFGTGAVEIKSGYGLDTESELKMLRVIRRLKAETPLLIKSTFLGAHAVPLEYKGRQTEYVDLIINEMIPMVAAEELADYIDVFCDKGFFTVEDTDRMLNAGMKYGLRAKIHANELDYSGGVQVGVKYNAISVDHLECMGEEEIACLLESETMPTVLPGAAFFLNMPYSPVRKMIQAGLPVALASDYNPGSSPSGNMKFIMSLGCINYKMLPEEVINATTLNSAYAMGVEEEAGSIAVGKLANFYITTPISGIEYLPYAYTADLIEAIFLKGEQY from the coding sequence ATGAAAACACTCATTCTGAACATAAAACAGCTGGTACAAACGGAACTATCTCCCCGCAAATGGGTTGCAGGTAAAGATATGGCCCGGTTAGGTATCCTGGAAAATGCTTATTTACTTGTTGAAGAAGATAAAATTGCCGGATTCGGAAAAATGGAGGATTTAGACCGGGAGGCTGTCTATGCCGGCGGGGATATCGTCAAGGAAATCGATGCAACCGGCCGTTTGGTCATGCCCTCTTATTGTGACTCTCATACTCATCTGGTTTATGCCGGAAGCCGTGAAATCGAGTATATCGATAAAATCCGTGGTCTTTCTTACGAAGAAATAGCCAAACGCGGAGGCGGTATTCTCAATTCATGCGAAAGGATACGTAAAGCTTCTGAAGAAGAGCTTTTCGATGCAGCCTATGACCGGATTCAGGAAATCGCCGGTTTCGGTACAGGTGCAGTCGAAATAAAAAGTGGTTATGGGCTGGATACCGAAAGCGAATTAAAAATGTTGAGGGTGATCCGCCGTTTGAAAGCCGAAACTCCCCTATTGATTAAATCGACTTTTTTAGGGGCACATGCCGTACCTTTGGAATATAAGGGCAGACAAACAGAATATGTAGATCTTATTATCAACGAAATGATCCCAATGGTCGCTGCCGAAGAATTGGCCGATTACATCGACGTATTTTGTGACAAAGGTTTCTTCACTGTCGAAGATACCGACCGGATGCTGAATGCCGGAATGAAATACGGATTACGTGCGAAGATACATGCCAATGAACTCGACTACTCGGGTGGTGTGCAAGTCGGTGTGAAATACAATGCAATTTCTGTCGACCACCTGGAATGTATGGGAGAAGAAGAAATCGCCTGTTTATTGGAAAGCGAAACTATGCCGACCGTATTGCCCGGAGCCGCTTTTTTCCTGAATATGCCTTATTCTCCCGTCCGTAAGATGATTCAGGCCGGTTTACCGGTAGCTTTGGCTTCCGATTATAATCCGGGTTCTTCTCCTTCCGGTAATATGAAATTCATTATGTCCTTAGGATGTATCAATTACAAAATGTTACCTGAAGAAGTGATCAATGCGACGACTTTAAATTCGGCCTATGCGATGGGAGTTGAAGAAGAAGCAGGGAGTATCGCTGTCGGTAAACTTGCCAACTTTTATATAACGACTCCTATTTCGGGCATCGAATACTTACCCTATGCCTATACGGCTGATTTAATAGAAGCGATTTTCTTAAAAGGAGAACAATATTAA
- the ftcD gene encoding glutamate formimidoyltransferase produces the protein MKKLIECVPNFSEGNDMHIIDQITDAMKTVEGISVIDVDPGKATNRTVVTMVGEPEPICEAAFRAVKKAAELIDMTKHKGAHPRFGATDVCPLVPVSNITMEETVEYARKLAERIGKELNIPVYCYESAAFVPERRNLATCRAGEYEALGERLSSEQWHPDFGPRELNSWTAKTGATAVGARNFLVAYNVNLNTTSTRRANSIAFDVRERGRVKREGNPITGKKVLDEKGKPVMIPGSLKSVKAIGWFIEEYGIAQISMNLTDISVTSMHEAFDEVCRKAADRGIRVTGSELVGVLPLKAMLDAGRYFLRKQQRSTGVSDKELIKIAVKSLGLDELYPFDPKKKIIEYILEEEASKGKKKLVDMTLTDFADETASESPAPGGGSISAYMGALGAALGSMVANLSSHKRGWDDRWEEFSDWAEKGKVYQTELIKLVDEDTNAFNKIMDAFSLPKKSEEEKAARQKAVQDATRYATEVPFKTMKQCYECMSVAKAMAEIGNPNSVTDAGVGALAARAGVMGAFLNVKINAAGLEDKEFAAQIIREGEAIVEKANELEAEILKIVNSKI, from the coding sequence ATGAAAAAATTAATTGAATGCGTGCCTAATTTTAGCGAAGGAAACGACATGCATATCATCGATCAGATCACCGATGCCATGAAAACCGTTGAAGGAATCAGTGTTATCGATGTCGATCCCGGTAAGGCGACCAATCGTACTGTGGTGACTATGGTTGGAGAACCCGAACCGATTTGTGAAGCAGCTTTCCGGGCAGTCAAGAAAGCCGCCGAATTAATCGATATGACCAAACACAAGGGAGCTCATCCCCGCTTCGGAGCAACCGATGTATGTCCATTGGTGCCGGTTTCCAATATCACGATGGAAGAAACCGTGGAATACGCCCGGAAATTAGCCGAGCGTATCGGCAAAGAGCTGAATATCCCGGTATATTGTTACGAAAGTGCTGCTTTTGTTCCGGAACGGAGAAATTTAGCTACTTGCCGGGCCGGAGAATATGAAGCTTTGGGAGAACGTCTTTCCAGTGAACAGTGGCATCCGGATTTCGGTCCCCGTGAACTGAATAGCTGGACTGCCAAGACCGGAGCTACAGCAGTCGGTGCCCGTAATTTTCTGGTCGCTTATAATGTTAACCTGAATACCACCTCTACTCGCCGGGCCAACTCGATCGCTTTCGATGTACGCGAACGCGGAAGGGTGAAACGGGAAGGCAACCCGATCACCGGTAAAAAAGTATTGGATGAAAAAGGAAAGCCGGTGATGATTCCGGGGAGCCTGAAATCTGTAAAAGCGATCGGCTGGTTTATAGAAGAATATGGAATAGCTCAGATCTCTATGAACCTGACGGATATTTCCGTGACTTCCATGCATGAAGCCTTCGACGAAGTTTGCCGTAAGGCTGCCGACCGGGGCATTCGGGTTACCGGTTCCGAACTTGTCGGTGTACTTCCGTTAAAAGCGATGTTGGACGCCGGTCGGTATTTCCTGCGTAAACAACAACGTTCTACGGGGGTATCCGACAAAGAGCTGATCAAAATAGCCGTCAAATCATTGGGATTGGACGAATTATATCCTTTCGATCCGAAAAAGAAGATCATCGAATATATTCTCGAGGAAGAAGCTTCGAAAGGTAAGAAAAAACTGGTAGACATGACTTTAACCGATTTTGCCGACGAAACGGCTTCTGAATCTCCGGCTCCCGGTGGGGGGTCGATCTCTGCCTATATGGGGGCCTTGGGTGCCGCTCTCGGTTCGATGGTCGCCAACCTCTCCTCACACAAACGGGGATGGGACGACCGTTGGGAAGAATTTAGCGATTGGGCTGAAAAAGGAAAAGTATATCAGACTGAATTGATCAAACTGGTGGACGAAGACACCAATGCTTTCAATAAGATCATGGATGCTTTCAGTTTGCCTAAAAAATCCGAAGAAGAAAAAGCTGCCCGGCAGAAAGCTGTTCAGGATGCTACCCGCTATGCTACCGAAGTACCGTTCAAAACGATGAAACAATGTTACGAATGTATGTCTGTAGCCAAAGCTATGGCTGAAATAGGTAACCCGAATTCCGTAACGGATGCCGGCGTAGGTGCATTGGCAGCACGCGCCGGAGTCATGGGAGCATTTCTGAATGTAAAAATCAATGCAGCCGGATTGGAAGATAAGGAATTTGCAGCTCAAATCATACGCGAAGGTGAAGCTATCGTGGAAAAAGCCAATGAACTGGAAGCTGAAATTTTGAAGATTGTAAATTCAAAAATCTAA
- a CDS encoding calcium-translocating P-type ATPase, PMCA-type yields METKHYSGLNDSEVQQSRKQFGENIITPPPHTPLWKLFLEKFKDPIIRILLVAAVLSLIISIMHNEYAETIGIFFAIFLATGVGFWFEMDANKKFELLNQVNDDIHIKVLRNGNIHEIPKREIVVGDIVVLETGEEIPADGELIEAISLQVNESTLTGEPVIDKTTDPADFDPEATYPSNKIMRGTTIVNGHCVYKVEKVGDATEFGKVAQKSTEINHDKTPLSKQLEGLAKFISIIGFTVAGVTFVGLLTKDIIAGIFTADTIFTLETAGRILKYFMVAVTLIVVSVPEGLPMSVTLSLALSMRKMLKTNNLVRKMHACETMGATTVICTDKTGTLTQNQMQVYQTRFYGLPDQELQQDNRLQVLIKEGISINSTAYLEYGNDQIKTLGNPTEAALLLWLHQQKINYMDYRDNTEILEQLTFSTERKYMATLVRSVLEGKLILYLKGAPEIVFAKCKQVETPAGLVPAQEYHATVEKELLDFQNQAMRTLGFAYKLVDSASEGEIEAIAQEDFIFLGIAAISDPVRPDVPAAVAKCLNAGIDVKIVTGDTPATAREIGRQIGIWKSEDSEEQIITGVDFEKLPDEEAAKRVLKLKIMCRARPTDKQRLVELLKQSGAVVAVTGDGTNDAPALNHADVGLSMGSGTSVAKEASDITLLDDSFNSIATAVMWGRSLYHNIQRFILFQLTINLSALLIVLIGSMFGRELPLTVTQMLWVNMIIDTFAAAALASLPPNPKVMNEMPRKSTDFIISPKMRNYILGIGLSFTVLLLGLMYWFTINDGVMSRHDLSVFFTTFVMLQFWNMFNAKAFLSHGSAFKNLKDSTGFLIVMFIIPIGQYLIVQFGGEVFRTVPLSWKDWGIIVGLTSLVLWIGEILRLMKKQ; encoded by the coding sequence ATGGAAACAAAACATTATTCCGGCTTGAACGATTCAGAAGTGCAGCAAAGCCGCAAACAATTTGGAGAAAATATCATCACTCCACCTCCGCATACTCCTTTGTGGAAACTTTTCCTTGAGAAATTTAAAGATCCGATTATCCGTATATTGTTGGTAGCAGCCGTCTTGTCGCTGATTATTTCTATCATGCACAATGAATATGCAGAGACGATCGGTATTTTCTTCGCTATATTTCTGGCTACCGGAGTCGGTTTCTGGTTCGAAATGGATGCCAATAAAAAATTCGAATTATTGAACCAGGTCAATGATGATATACACATAAAGGTTCTTCGCAATGGAAACATACACGAAATACCTAAACGTGAAATTGTAGTCGGCGATATTGTCGTACTCGAGACCGGAGAAGAAATTCCCGCTGACGGAGAATTGATCGAAGCTATTTCTTTGCAAGTGAACGAATCTACCCTAACGGGCGAACCGGTCATCGATAAGACTACCGATCCTGCCGATTTCGATCCGGAGGCTACCTACCCTTCCAACAAAATCATGAGGGGTACCACTATAGTCAACGGGCATTGTGTCTACAAAGTAGAAAAAGTAGGTGACGCTACAGAATTCGGAAAAGTGGCCCAAAAATCTACAGAGATCAATCACGATAAAACTCCGCTCAGCAAACAACTGGAAGGCCTGGCCAAGTTTATCAGTATTATCGGTTTTACAGTTGCCGGGGTTACTTTTGTCGGATTACTTACAAAAGATATTATAGCCGGAATTTTCACTGCCGATACGATCTTCACTTTAGAAACGGCAGGAAGGATTTTGAAATATTTCATGGTTGCAGTCACTCTTATCGTTGTATCCGTCCCGGAAGGCTTACCGATGAGTGTTACACTAAGTCTTGCATTAAGCATGCGTAAAATGCTAAAGACGAACAATTTGGTACGTAAGATGCATGCCTGCGAAACGATGGGAGCCACAACCGTTATCTGTACAGATAAGACAGGAACCCTGACTCAAAATCAAATGCAGGTTTATCAAACCCGGTTTTACGGTTTGCCGGACCAAGAACTGCAACAGGATAATCGCCTTCAGGTATTGATCAAGGAAGGGATTTCCATCAATTCAACGGCCTATCTGGAATACGGTAACGATCAGATCAAGACCTTGGGAAATCCGACCGAAGCCGCTTTATTACTTTGGCTGCATCAGCAGAAGATCAATTATATGGATTACCGGGATAATACTGAAATTTTGGAACAATTGACCTTTTCTACCGAACGGAAATACATGGCAACCCTGGTCCGCTCCGTGCTGGAGGGAAAGCTTATTCTCTATCTGAAGGGAGCTCCCGAAATTGTATTCGCCAAATGTAAACAGGTAGAAACCCCCGCAGGTTTAGTTCCTGCACAAGAATATCATGCTACTGTAGAAAAAGAATTGCTGGACTTTCAGAATCAGGCGATGCGTACATTGGGATTTGCCTATAAGCTAGTAGATTCTGCTTCAGAAGGCGAGATCGAAGCTATCGCTCAGGAAGATTTTATCTTTTTAGGAATTGCGGCGATTTCCGATCCGGTACGTCCGGATGTCCCCGCTGCAGTAGCCAAATGTTTGAATGCGGGAATCGATGTAAAGATTGTCACCGGAGATACTCCGGCAACCGCCCGGGAAATCGGACGGCAGATCGGTATTTGGAAATCCGAAGATTCGGAGGAACAGATTATCACCGGAGTCGACTTTGAAAAATTGCCGGACGAAGAAGCGGCGAAACGGGTTTTGAAACTCAAAATAATGTGTCGTGCCCGCCCTACCGACAAACAACGTCTGGTCGAACTGCTGAAACAATCGGGAGCAGTCGTAGCTGTAACCGGGGACGGTACAAACGATGCACCGGCATTGAATCATGCCGATGTGGGACTTTCCATGGGCTCCGGAACCTCGGTGGCTAAGGAAGCCAGTGATATTACTTTATTGGATGATTCGTTCAACAGTATTGCTACAGCCGTAATGTGGGGACGTTCGCTTTATCACAATATCCAACGTTTTATACTGTTTCAGCTGACGATCAACTTATCGGCTTTGCTGATTGTACTGATCGGTTCGATGTTCGGCCGGGAATTACCCTTGACTGTAACTCAAATGTTATGGGTGAACATGATCATTGATACATTCGCAGCAGCTGCCCTGGCTTCTCTCCCTCCCAACCCCAAAGTAATGAATGAAATGCCCCGCAAATCGACAGATTTTATCATCAGTCCCAAGATGCGGAATTACATCCTGGGGATAGGACTTTCGTTTACGGTATTGCTGCTCGGCCTGATGTATTGGTTTACCATAAACGACGGAGTCATGTCCCGACACGATCTGTCTGTATTTTTCACAACTTTTGTGATGCTACAGTTCTGGAATATGTTCAATGCGAAAGCTTTTCTTTCTCATGGCTCTGCATTCAAGAATTTAAAGGACAGTACCGGTTTCCTGATCGTTATGTTTATCATTCCCATCGGGCAGTATTTGATTGTACAATTCGGAGGAGAGGTATTCCGTACCGTTCCTTTAAGTTGGAAAGACTGGGGGATCATTGTCGGTTTGACTTCGCTGGTACTGTGGATCGGTGAAATCCTCAGATTGATGAAGAAACAATGA
- a CDS encoding NUDIX hydrolase, giving the protein MKTRKIRTALYNVLPGEKAHALMAPRPKYIEGIEGVHPCPPVNSAILALIVPFENELALPLIKRVNRGKYHGGQIAFPGGKMEKEDADALQTALRECHEEIGVPEEKVSILGVLSDIYIPLSNFNITPIVGTTLQLPDFILSQDEVEKVILVKLRDLFDDRNKTTHSFVRHDHKIIAPGYKIGENFIWGATAMIIAELEQLMKTNTFNHLGKL; this is encoded by the coding sequence ATGAAAACCAGAAAAATCAGAACTGCTTTATATAATGTCCTTCCCGGAGAAAAAGCACATGCTCTCATGGCTCCTCGCCCGAAGTATATCGAAGGAATCGAAGGCGTACATCCCTGTCCTCCTGTCAATAGTGCCATCCTTGCCTTAATCGTTCCTTTTGAAAACGAATTGGCCCTTCCTCTCATCAAACGGGTAAACCGGGGAAAATATCATGGCGGACAAATTGCTTTTCCCGGTGGAAAGATGGAAAAAGAAGATGCCGATGCTTTACAGACAGCTTTACGGGAATGTCACGAAGAAATAGGAGTACCCGAAGAAAAAGTGTCTATCCTGGGAGTATTGAGCGATATCTATATTCCTTTGAGCAATTTCAATATTACTCCGATTGTCGGGACAACATTACAATTACCTGATTTTATCTTATCCCAGGATGAAGTGGAAAAAGTCATTTTAGTAAAATTAAGGGATCTTTTCGATGACCGGAATAAAACCACACACTCTTTTGTACGACACGATCATAAAATTATTGCACCGGGATATAAGATCGGAGAGAATTTTATTTGGGGAGCCACTGCAATGATTATTGCAGAATTAGAGCAATTAATGAAAACCAATACTTTCAATCATTTAGGAAAGCTGTAA
- the bioC gene encoding malonyl-ACP O-methyltransferase BioC, translating to MIDKTEIECRFRRSVDSYEDNATVQKWIVQRLVELLQEYVPYSSRTLEIGCGTGLLSEKINRLWEDQQFWVNDLVEQMCRKTIDRCQLPVSHGLNGDIEQIPLTGKFDLIVSASTFQWLAHPRATFAKLAAHLNTNGWLIFSTFGKNNFKELKAVTGQGLEYRSIGELSAWLSSEYDILYTEEQIHTLKFSDPLDILRHVKKTGVNATSLPTAWTKGRLHEFCEDYKIRFLTDGYCPLSYHPLYLVCRKK from the coding sequence ATGATCGATAAGACTGAAATAGAATGCCGTTTCCGACGGAGCGTCGATAGCTATGAAGATAATGCAACCGTTCAGAAATGGATTGTACAGCGCCTGGTAGAATTATTACAGGAATATGTACCTTATTCTTCCCGGACCTTGGAAATCGGGTGTGGCACCGGACTCTTATCCGAAAAAATCAACCGGCTTTGGGAGGATCAGCAATTTTGGGTGAATGATTTGGTCGAGCAGATGTGCCGGAAAACGATAGACAGATGCCAGTTGCCTGTCTCACACGGGCTGAACGGGGATATCGAACAAATACCTTTGACCGGGAAATTCGATTTGATCGTTTCTGCTTCGACTTTTCAATGGCTGGCTCATCCCCGGGCTACTTTTGCTAAATTAGCAGCTCATCTTAATACAAACGGATGGTTGATTTTCAGTACTTTCGGGAAGAATAATTTTAAAGAATTGAAAGCTGTAACCGGACAAGGACTGGAATATCGTTCTATAGGGGAATTAAGTGCCTGGTTGTCTTCAGAATACGATATATTGTATACCGAAGAGCAGATACATACGCTAAAATTTTCCGATCCCCTGGATATTCTTCGGCATGTAAAGAAAACCGGAGTGAATGCAACCAGTCTACCGACAGCCTGGACCAAAGGACGTCTTCACGAGTTTTGTGAAGACTACAAAATCCGTTTCCTGACAGACGGGTATTGTCCGCTGAGCTATCATCCCCTTTATCTGGTATGCCGGAAAAAATAA